The genomic DNA GGGCCACCGGCGGTCCCTCACCGGTGGCCCGTCCGCCCGTCGCTCCGGTTGCCCGCCTCAGCCGGCCGCCCTGGCGAACTCCGCGAGGTAGGTCTCGCAGAACGCCTCGAGGTCGTCCGGCTTGCGGCTGGTGATCAGGACGTTGTCGCCCGCGTCGCAGACCTTGACCCGTTCGTCGACCCAGGTGGCGCCCGCGTTGCGCAGATCCGTCCGCAGACTGGGCCACGAGGTCATGGTGCGGCCGCGCACCACGTCCGCCTCCACGAGCGTCCACGACGCGTGGCAGATGGCGGCCACCGGCCGGCCCTGCGTGAAGAAGTCCTTGACGAAGGCCACGGCCTTCTCGTCCATTCGCAGGAAGTCCGGGTTGGCCACCCCGCCGGGCAGGACGAGACCGCCGAACGCGTCGGCGGAGGTGTCGCCCACCACCTCGTCGACCGGGAACGTGTCCGCCTTGTCGAGGTGGTCGAAGCCCTGGATCTCGCCGGACTGCGTGGAGACGAGCACGGGCTCGTGCCCCGCGTCCTTCGCCGCCCGCCACGGCTCGGTCAGTTCCACCTGCTCCACGCCCTCGGGCGCGGTCAGAAATGCGATGCGCATGGAGTTTCGGTTTCCCTTCCGGCGCTACGCGCCCCGCGGACCGGACCGGCCGCTCTCGGTGAGGGCCACCGCCAGCTCCTGGACGTTGTCGTAGCGCGCCTTGTGCGGCAGTCGGTCCAGCCCCTCGACGAGGGCGTCCGGCGCGTTGCCGCGGCGCAGTGTGCGGGTCAGTTCCCGCGGTCCCGCGGGGAAGCTGCCCCGGGTCAGGTTCCGGGCCAGCTCGAGCCGCAGGGCCTCCAGGTACGTCGGTCCGCGGCCCGGCGTCACCGGTCCGTACATGACGTCCGGATCGTCCTCGGCGGCCGGCTCCGGGTCGTTCCACTCCTCGCTGCGGGTGGGGTGCCCGGACCTGAGCAGACCCTGCAGTTCATGCTTCATCTCGTCGTCGCGGTGGACGCTCATCCGGTCGCTGCCTCGCTGCATGTCTCCCTCCAGATCCTTAAGGGGTGCCGACCGCGTACCCGGACACCGCGGGCCGACACGGATTCATCCGGACGCGTCCGCTCCGATTTCCGCGGCCCGGGAGCGGATCAGTAATCGAGAAGCGCCCGGCGCCGCGCGCCCTCTAGCGTGTGACCACCGAGGCACTGAGGGCGTCACCTTCACCGAGCCCCCGACAGATGGAGACACGATGAGCAGCGCCAAGAGGCCGGGCACCCAGGGAGCCGGGTCGCACGTCGCCGACAGCCACGACCTGATCCGTGTGCACGGCGCGCGCGAGAACAACCTCAAGGACGTCAGCATCGACCTTCCCAAGCGCCGGCTGACCGTGTTCACCGGCGTCTCCGGCTCGGGCAAGAGCTCGCTGGTGTTCAACACGATCGCCGCCGAGTCGCAGCGGCTGATCAACGAGACCTACAGCGCGTTCGTCCAGGGCTTCATGCCCACGCTCGCCCGCCCCGAGGTGGACGTCCTGGACGGCCTCACCACGGCCATCATCGTGGACCAGCAGCGGATGGGTGCCGACCCCCGCTCGACCGTCGGCACCGCCACCGACGTCAACGCCATGCTGCGCATCCTCTTCAGCCGCCTCGGCGAGCCGCACATCGGCCCGCCCAGCGCGTACTCCTTCAACACCGCCTCGGTCCGGGCCAGCGGCGCGATCACCGTCGAACGGGGCAACAAGAAGGCGGTCAGGGCGACCTTCCAGCGCACCGGCGGCATGTGCACGAACTGCGAGGGGCGAGGCACCGTCTCCGACATCGACCTCACCCAGCTCTACGACGACTCCAAGTCGCTCGCCGAGGGCGCGTTCACCATCCCCGGCTGGAAGTCGGACAGCCAGTGGACCGTGCAGGTGTACGCGCAGTCCGGCTTCGTCGACCCGGACAAGCCGATCCGCGAGTACACCGACAAGGAGCTGCGGGACTTCCTGTACGGCGAGCCGGTCAAGGTGAAGGTCAACGGTGTCAACCTCACCTACGAAGGCCTGATCCCCAAGATCCAGAAGTCCTTCCTGTCCAAGGACAAGGAGGCCATGCAGCCGCACATCAGGGCCTTCGTGGAGCGGGCCGTCACCTTCACCACCTGTCCCGAGTGCGAGGGCACCCGGCTCAGCGAGGGCGCCCGCTCCTCGCGGATCGGGAAGATCAGCATCGCCGACGCCTGCGCGATGGAGATCCGGGACCTCGCCGAGTGGGTCCGTGACCTGGCCGAGCCCTCGGTGGCGCCGCTGCTCACCGCGCTGCGCGACACCCTGGACTCCTTCGTGGAGATCGGCCTCGGCTACCTCTCGCTCGACCGGCCGGCGGGCACCCTGTCCGGCGGCGAGGCACAGCGCGTCAAGATGATCCGCCACCTCGGCTCCTCGCTCACCGACACCACGTACGTCTTCGACGAGCCCACCGTCGGACTGCACCCGCACGACATCCAGCGGATGAACGACCTGCTGCTGCGCCTGCGGGACAAGGGCAACACGGTCCTCGTCGTCGAGCACAAGCCGGAGGCGATCGCGATCGCCGACCACGTGGTCGACCTCGGCCCCGGTGCCGGCTCCGCGGGCGGCACCGTCTGCTTCGAGGGCACCGTCGAGGAACTGCGGGCCGCCGACACCGTCACCGGCCGCCACCTCGGCGACCGGGCCGTCCTCAAGGAGTCGGTCCGCAAGCCCACCGGCGCCCTGGAGATCCGCGACGCGCGGACGCACAACCTCCAGGGCGTCGACGTCGACGTCCCGCTCGGCGTGCTCTGCGTGGTCACCGGCGTGGCGGGCTCCGGCAAGAGCTCGCTGATCCACGGTTCGGTCCCGGCCGGCGCCGACGTGGTGTCGGTCGACCAGAGCCCCATCAAGGGCTCGCGGCGCAGCAACCCCGCGACGTACACCGGACTGCTCGACCCGATCCGCAAGGCCTTCGCCAAGGCCAACGGCGTGAAGCCGGCCCTGTTCAGCGCCAACTCCGAGGGCGCCTGCCCCACCTGCAACGGCGCCGGTGTCATCTACACCGACCTGGCCATGATGGCCGGCGTCGCCACCCCCTGCGAGGACTGCGAGGGCAAGCGGTTCCAGCCCGCCGTGCTGGAGTACCGCTTCGGCGGCCGGGACATCAGCGAGGTGCTCGCGATGTCGGTGGACCGGGCCGAGGAGTTCTTCGGCGCCGGCGAGGCGCGCACCCCGGCCGCCCACAAGATCCTCCAGCGGCTCTCCGACGTCGGCCTCGGCTACCTCACCCTCGGCCAGCCGCTCACCACCCTCTCCGGCGGCGAACGGCAGCGCCTGAAGCTGGCCACCCACATGGGCGAGAAGGGCGGCGTGTACGTCCTCGACGAACCCACCACGGGCCTGCACCTCGCCGACGTCGAGCAGCTGCTCGGGCTGCTCGACCGCCTCGTCGACGCCGGCAAGTCGGTCATCGTCATCGAGCACCACCAGGCCGTCATGGCGCACGCCGACTGGATCATCGACCTCGGCCCCGGCGCCGGTCACGACGGCGGGCGGATCGTCTTCGAGGGCACTCCCGCCGACCTCGTCGCCGACCGCTCCACCCTCACCGGCGAGCACCTCGCCGCCTACGTCGGCGCCTGAGCGTGCCCGCTGCCCACGGCGCCGGAACCGCTACCGGCGGTGTCCGGCGCTGTGGGATCGTGGTCGGGTGACGACGCTGGAGGATCTGGCCCGGCTGCGCCGGGCCCGCGACCTGATGGACCGCGAGTACGCCGAGCCGCTCGACGTGCCGGCGCTGGCGCGCGTCGCCCTCATGTCGGCGGGCCACTTCTCCCGCAGCTTCCGCGCCGCCTACGGCGAGACGCCCTACAGCTACCTGATGACGCGCCGCATCGAGCGCGCGATGGCGCTGCTGCGGCGCGGCGACATGAGCGTCACCGAGGTCTGCTTCGCGGTCGGCTGTACCTCGCTGGGGTCGTTCAGCTCGCGGTTCACCGAACTGGTCGGAGAGAGCCCGAGCGCCTACCGGGACCGCGACCACGCCGACGGGGCCGCCCTCCCGGCCTGCGTCGCCAAGGTCTACACCCGGCCGGTCAGGAACGGCGAGCCGGTCAGGAGCGGGACGCCGGCCGGGAACAGCGAGTCGGTCAGGAACGGAGAAGCGGCGCCCGCGCCGCCGCCCGTAGCGTGACGCGCATGG from Streptomyces sp. CB09001 includes the following:
- a CDS encoding type 1 glutamine amidotransferase domain-containing protein, producing MRIAFLTAPEGVEQVELTEPWRAAKDAGHEPVLVSTQSGEIQGFDHLDKADTFPVDEVVGDTSADAFGGLVLPGGVANPDFLRMDEKAVAFVKDFFTQGRPVAAICHASWTLVEADVVRGRTMTSWPSLRTDLRNAGATWVDERVKVCDAGDNVLITSRKPDDLEAFCETYLAEFARAAG
- a CDS encoding helix-turn-helix transcriptional regulator → MTTLEDLARLRRARDLMDREYAEPLDVPALARVALMSAGHFSRSFRAAYGETPYSYLMTRRIERAMALLRRGDMSVTEVCFAVGCTSLGSFSSRFTELVGESPSAYRDRDHADGAALPACVAKVYTRPVRNGEPVRSGTPAGNSESVRNGEAAPAPPPVA
- a CDS encoding excinuclease ABC subunit UvrA; the protein is MSSAKRPGTQGAGSHVADSHDLIRVHGARENNLKDVSIDLPKRRLTVFTGVSGSGKSSLVFNTIAAESQRLINETYSAFVQGFMPTLARPEVDVLDGLTTAIIVDQQRMGADPRSTVGTATDVNAMLRILFSRLGEPHIGPPSAYSFNTASVRASGAITVERGNKKAVRATFQRTGGMCTNCEGRGTVSDIDLTQLYDDSKSLAEGAFTIPGWKSDSQWTVQVYAQSGFVDPDKPIREYTDKELRDFLYGEPVKVKVNGVNLTYEGLIPKIQKSFLSKDKEAMQPHIRAFVERAVTFTTCPECEGTRLSEGARSSRIGKISIADACAMEIRDLAEWVRDLAEPSVAPLLTALRDTLDSFVEIGLGYLSLDRPAGTLSGGEAQRVKMIRHLGSSLTDTTYVFDEPTVGLHPHDIQRMNDLLLRLRDKGNTVLVVEHKPEAIAIADHVVDLGPGAGSAGGTVCFEGTVEELRAADTVTGRHLGDRAVLKESVRKPTGALEIRDARTHNLQGVDVDVPLGVLCVVTGVAGSGKSSLIHGSVPAGADVVSVDQSPIKGSRRSNPATYTGLLDPIRKAFAKANGVKPALFSANSEGACPTCNGAGVIYTDLAMMAGVATPCEDCEGKRFQPAVLEYRFGGRDISEVLAMSVDRAEEFFGAGEARTPAAHKILQRLSDVGLGYLTLGQPLTTLSGGERQRLKLATHMGEKGGVYVLDEPTTGLHLADVEQLLGLLDRLVDAGKSVIVIEHHQAVMAHADWIIDLGPGAGHDGGRIVFEGTPADLVADRSTLTGEHLAAYVGA
- a CDS encoding DUF2795 domain-containing protein — encoded protein: MQRGSDRMSVHRDDEMKHELQGLLRSGHPTRSEEWNDPEPAAEDDPDVMYGPVTPGRGPTYLEALRLELARNLTRGSFPAGPRELTRTLRRGNAPDALVEGLDRLPHKARYDNVQELAVALTESGRSGPRGA